A genomic segment from Mastomys coucha isolate ucsf_1 unplaced genomic scaffold, UCSF_Mcou_1 pScaffold7, whole genome shotgun sequence encodes:
- the LOC116082561 gene encoding LOW QUALITY PROTEIN: oogenesin-3-like (The sequence of the model RefSeq protein was modified relative to this genomic sequence to represent the inferred CDS: substituted 2 bases at 2 genomic stop codons): MSVESLPTLIHYAIHTLLKEEALAISALKEVPSHLFPEMFKEAFTERHTKVVTAMVSAWPFPCLPVGTLIKDPHLETLKALLDGLNVLVTGKVHSKCKLRVLDLRRNVHHDFWSIQTGSHEDNCSLQNMAQKQPVKTCPNPRKKKHLKVVIDFELKKASFDEWTMYLLQWVQERKSSIHLCCRKLHSCASSVSTVIKVFELVDLNCILELRLSQWXLEFLVDLVPYLEQMSNLHTLMLEGIKKPISSIPCEDQEDEWQSTLLSLLSNLDCLQNLXLNDIYLLEGSLEKWLSCLKTPLETLSITDCPRLLQSDFEYLPHCLNICKLKYLNLNALFLSDVGYELPGLILEKVTSILQILELEQCGMTDSHFEPLLPALSKCSQILKVNFNHNDISLPILKNLCHTAKLSQLTQELYPAPWECYKGSKILKHRFKQICPELLEILRAQWLPKKVTISTNTCLECLHSCQYYYNLEATDWLCQCICP; the protein is encoded by the exons ATGAGCGTTGAGTCCCTACCTACACTCATTCACTATGCAATACACACTCTACTGAAGGAGGAAGCTTTAGCCATTTCTGCTCTGAAGGAAGTGCCCAGTCATCTATTCCCAGAGATGTTCAAGGAGGCCTTCACTGAAAGGCATACCAAGGTCGTGACTGCAATGGTGTCTGCCTGGCCCTTCCCATGCCTTCCTGTAGGAACCCTGATAAAGGACCCTCACCTGGAGACTTTGAAAGCATTGCTTGATGGGTTGAATGTGCTGGTAACAGGGAAGGTTCATTCCAAGTGCAAACTCAGAGTGCTTGATTTGAGGAGGAATGTGCACCATGACTTCTGGAGCATACAGACTGGATCCCATGAAGATAACTGTTCACTACAGAACATGGCACAGAAGCAGCCAGTGAAGACCTGTCCTAACCCCCGAAAGAAGAAACATTTGAAGGTGGTAATCGATTTTGAACTCAAGAAGGCCAGTTTCGATGAATGGACAATGTACTTGTTGCAGTGGGTCCAGGAGAGAAAGTCTTCCATTCATCTATGCTGTAGGAAGCTGCATAGTTGTGCCTCATCAGTCTCTACTGTCATAAAGGTCTTTGAATTGGTAGATTTAAACTGCATCTTGGAGCTACGGCTGAGTCAGTGGTAGCTTGAATTCCTGGTAGATCTGGTTCCTTATCTAGAGCAGATGAGTAATCTTCACACCCTCATGTTAGAGGGAATTAAGAAGCCCATCAGTTCTATCCCTTGTGAAGACCAGGAAGATGAGTGGCAAAGCACATTGCTTTCTCTGCTCTCCAACTTGGACTGTCTCCAGAATCTCTAATTGAATGATATCTACCTTCTAGAAGGCTCCCTTGAAAAGTGGCTCAG CTGCCTGAAGACCCCTTTGGAGACCTTGTCAATTACGGACTGCCCTCGGCTCTTACAATCAGACTTCGAGTACCTGCCCCATTGTCTGAATATTTGTAAGCTCAAATATCTGAACCTGAATGCTCTCTTTCTATCTGATGTAGGCTATGAGCTTCCAGGGCTCATCCTAGAGAAAGTCACAAGTATCCTGCAAATTCTGGAACTGGAGCAGTGTGGAATGACAGACTCTCATTTCGAACCCCTCTTGCCTGCCCTGAGCAAATGCTCCCAGATCCTCAAAGTCAACTTCAATCATAATGATATCTCTCTGCCCATCCTGAAGAACCTTTGTCACACAGCCAAGCTGAGCCAGCTCACCCAGGAGCTGTACCCCGCCCCTTGGGAATGCTATAAGGGTTCCAAGATTCTTAAACACAGATTTAAGCAAATTTGCCCAGAGCTGCTGGAAATACTTAGGGCCCAATGGCTACCCAAGAAAGTCACCATTTCTACAAATACCTGCTTGGAGTGTTTACATTCCTGTCAATATTATTATAACCTAGAGGCCACAGATTGGCTTTGTCAGTGTATTTGTCCTTAA